A genomic window from Lotus japonicus ecotype B-129 chromosome 1, LjGifu_v1.2 includes:
- the LOC130715966 gene encoding ribonuclease TUDOR 1-like: MASAATGATGWYRGRVKAVPSGDCLVIVAVASSKPGPLPEKSITLASLITPRLARRGGVDEPFAWESREYLRKLCIGKEVTFRVDYNVASINRDFGTVFLGEKNVGVLVVSQGWAKVREQGQQKGEVSPYLAELLRLEEQAKQEGLGRWSKVPGAAEASIRNLPPSAIGDASNFDAMGLLAANKGSPMEAIVEQVRDGSTLRVYLLPEFQFVQVFVAGIQSPQMGRRAAPETVVETELTADENDGDVPGEPRPPLTSAQRLAVSSSTETAADPFGPDAKFFTEMRVLNRDVRIVLEGVDKFSNLIGSVYYPDGESAKDLALELVENGYAKYVEWSANMMEEEAKRRLKTAELEAKKSRLRMWTNYVPPASNSKAIHNQNFTGKVVEVVSGDCIIVADDSIPYGSPLAERRVNLSSIRCPKVGNPRRDEKPAPYAREAKEFLRTRLLGRQVNVEMEYSRKIVPTDGSAVPSPAADSRVMDFGSVFLLSATKADSDDTPSSIPSAGSQPTGVNVGELVVGRGFGTVIRHRDFEERSNYYDALLTAESRALSGRKGIHSAKDPPVMHITDLTTTSAKKAKDFLPFLHRSRRIPAVVEYVLSGHRFKLLIPKETCSIAFALSGVRCPGRGEPYSEEAIALMRRKIMQRDVEIEVETVDRNGTFLGSLWESRTNVALTLLEAGLAKLQTSFGSDRIPEFHLLDRAEQSAKKQKLKIWENFVEGEEVSNGANVESKQQEVLKVIVTEVLGGGKFYVQTVGDQKIASIQQQLAALNLKEAPVLGAFSPKKGDIVLCYFHADKSWYRAMVVNTPRGPVESPKDIFEVFYIDYGNQEQVAYSQLRPLDQSVSAAPGLAQLCSLAYIKSPSLEEDFGQEAAEYLSELTLSSGKEFRAQVEERDTSGGKVKGQGTGTILAVTLVAVDAEISVNAAMLQEGLARMEKRNRWDRKERKVGLDSLQKFQDDARKERRGMWQYGDVESDDEDTAPPARKAGAGRR, translated from the exons ATGGCATCGGCTGCGACTGGAGCTACAGGATGGTACAGGGGAAGGGTGAAGGCGGTTCCTTCAGGGGATTGCTTGGTCATTGTGGCCGTTGCTAGCTCCAAGCCTGGTCCTCTGCCTGAAAAATCAATCACTCTGGCTTCTCTTATTACTCCTAGACTG GCGCGGAGAGGCGGTGTGGATGAACCATTTGCATGGGAAAGCAGAGAGTATCTGAGGAAGCTCTGCATAGGGAAG GAGGTGACTTTTAGAGTTGATTACAATGTGGCGTCCATCAATCGAGACTTTGGAACCGTTTTTCTTGGTGAGAAGAATGTTGGGGTGTTGGTTGTTTCTCAAGGATGGGCAAAG GTCAGAGAACAGGGCCAGCAGAAAGGAGAAGTGAGTCCCTACCTGGCAGAATTGTTACGGCTTGAAGAGCAAGCTAAACAGGAAGGCCTTGGTCGTTGGAGCAAG GTTCCTGGTGCTGCTGAGGCATCCATCAGAAATCTACCACCTTCTGCCATTGGTGATGCTAGTAACTTTGATGCTATGGGTTTATTGGCTGCAAACAAGGGATCTCCGATGGAGGCAATTGTTGAGCAGGTTCGTGATGGCAGTACTCTCCGAGTCTACTTGCTCCCGGAGTTTCAGTTTGTCCAAGTTTTTGTTGCTGGAATTCAG TCCCCACAAATGGGAAGAAGAGCTGCACCCGAAACTGTAGTTGAAACAGAGTTAACAGCTGATGAAAATGATGGAGATGTTCCTGGGGAACCTCGACCCCCGCTTACATCTGCTCAAAGACTTGCGGTTTCATCTTCTACTGAAACTGCAGCTGATCCTTTCGGACCTGATGCAAAATTTTTCACTGAGATGCGTGTATTGAATCGAGAT GTTCGGATTGTTCTAGAAGGCGTGGATAAGTTCAGCAATTTGATCGGGTCGGTGTATTATCCTGATGGCGAATCAGCCAAAGACCTGGCACTGGAACTTGTGGAAAAC GGTTATGCTAAATATGTTGAATGGAGTGCAAATATGATGGAAGAAGAGGCAAAGCGGAGGCTGAAGACTGCAGAGCTCGAGGCTAAGAAAAGCAGGCTAAGAATGTGGACAAACTATGTACCACCAGCTTCAAATTCAAAGGCAATTCATAACCAGAATTTTACTGGAAAG GTGGTTGAGGTTGTGAGTGGAGATTGCATCATTGTCGCTGATGATTCCATTCCGTATGGCAGCCCACTAGCTGAGAGGCGAGTTAACCTTTCAAGTATTAGGTGTCCGAAAGTAGGCAATCCTCGTCGAGATGAAAAACCAGCTCCCTATGCCCGTGAAGCAAAGGAGTTCCTAAGAACACGCCTCCTTGGTCGTCAA GTGAATGTAGAAATGGAATATTCTAGAAAGATTGTTCCTACAGATGGATCTGCAGTTCCTTCACCAGCTGCTGATTCCAGAGTAATGGATTTTGGGTCAGTCTTCTTATTGTCTGCTACGAAAGCTGACAGTGATGATACCCCTTCATCTATTCCTTCAGCTGGAAGTCAGCCAACTGGTGTCAATGTTGGTGAATTGGTTGTTGGCCGTGGCTTTGGAACTGTCATTAGACATCGTGACTTTGAAGAGAGATCTAACTACTATGATGCCCTTCTTACTGCTGAATCGCGTGCCCTTTCTGGAAGGAAAGGGATCCATTCTGCCAAGGATCCTCCAGTGATGCATATAACTGACTTGACCACC ACATCAGCGAAGAAAGCCAAAGACTTCTTGCCTTTCCTACATCGAAGTAGAAGGATTCCTGCTGTTGTGGAATATGTCCTCAGTGGCCATCGTTTCAAGTTGTTAATTCCAAAAGAAACTTGCAGCATTGCTTTCGCACTCTCTGGTGTCAGGTGTCCTGGTCGTGGTGAGCCTTATTCTGAAGAAGCAATTGCACTGATGAGGCGAAAGATAATGCAGAGAGATGTAGAG ATTGAGGTGGAAACTGTTGATAGAAATGGAACGTTCTTGGGATCGTTATGGGAGTCAAGAACAAATGTGGCACTCACACTTCTTGAAGCTGGTCTTGCAAAACTTCAGACTTCCTTTGGCAGCGACAGAATTCCTGAATTTCATCTTTTGGATCGAGCTGAACAATCTGCTAAAAAGCAAAAACTGAAA ATCTGGGAGAACTTCGTTGAAGGAGAGGAAGTATCAAATGGCGCAAATGTTGAAAGCAAACAGCAAGAAGTACTTAAG GTAATTGTTACAGAAGTCTTGGGTGGTGGTAAATTCTATGTCCAGACAGTTGGTGATCAAAAGATAGCATCCATTCAGCAACAGCTTGCTGCTTTGAACCTGAAAGAAGCTCCTGTGCTTGGTGCATTTAGTCCTAAGAAGGGTGACATAGTCCTTTGTTATTTTCATGCTGATAAGTCCTGGTACCGGGCAATG GTTGTCAATACACCTCGAGGACCAGTTGAATCTCCTAAGGACATATTTGAAGTATTCTACATTGACTATGGAAATCAAGAACAAGTAGCTTACAGTCAGCTACGGCCTCTTGATCAGTCCGTGTCTGCCGCACCCGGTCTTGCTCAATTGTGCAGTCTTGCATACATTAAGAGTCCAAGCTTGGAAGAGGATTTCGGCCAAGAAGCAGCTGAATATTTGAGTGAACTCACTTTAAGCAGTGGAAAAGAGTTCAGAGCCCAGGTTGAGGAGCGAGATACTTCCGGAGGAAAAGTGAAAGGGCAGGGAACTGGGACAATTCTTGCAGTAACTCTTGTTGCCGTGGATGCTGAGATCAGCGTTAACGCTGCCATGCTACAG GAAGGACTTGCCAGGATGGAAAAAAGGAACCGGTGGgacagaaaagaaagaaaggtgGGTCTTGATAGTCTGCAAAAATTCCAGGACGATGCACGCAAGGAACGGCGTGGAATGTGGCAGTATGGAGATGTCGAGTCAGATGATGAGGACACTGCTCCTCCGGCGAGAAAAGCCGGTGCTGGCCGCAGATGA
- the LOC130747404 gene encoding protein MAINTENANCE OF MERISTEMS-like, whose translation MSVLKTYHHGNVMLGNDKKKNKDVLKCFSTYVKGRVVAAGLLPLLTCNIPSVDKTMLTSFVERWQPKTSSFHMPFGEMTITLDDVSSLLHILVKGKFFTLPALTREEAATVLHKQLGVTQADAEEEIRKSLGPNARYTWLLKMVEDMAKEGKTKKAARAFLLRLVGMTIFCGKTNNKVDVAYLGMFMDLEKIGEYAWGAMALAFLYDQLKDATKVCTTSLGGYLNLFQAWIFEHFPASLFDRNLNRKYSEKDPRACKWVTKKGTVDLHAKRLILDDLRDNNVIWTPYDGHRVD comes from the exons ATGAGTGTCTTGAAAACCTACCACCATGGGAATGTTATGCTTGGGAAtgataagaagaagaataaggaTGTGTTAAAATGCTTTTCGACTTATGTAAAGGGAAGAGTTGTGGCTGCTGGTCTATTGCCTTTGTTGACATGCAACATTCCCTCTGTTGACAAGACCATGCTAACATCGTTTGTGGAGAGATGGCAGCCGAAAACATCCTCTTTCCATATGCCATTTGGGGAGATGACCATCACACTGGATGATGTTAGTTCTTTGCTACACATTCTTGTGAAGGGCAAATTCTTCACTCTCCCAGCCCTGACTCGTGAGGAAGCAGCCACTGTATTGCATAAACAGCTTGGTGTTACACAAGCAGATGCTGAAGAGGAGATCCGAAAGTCCTTAGGACCTAATGCTCGTTATACATGGTTGTTGAAGATGGTTGAGGACATGGCTAAGGAAGGGAAGACCAAGAAAGCTGCTAGAGCCTTCTTGCTGCGTTTGGTGGGCATGACGATCTTCTGTGGGAAGACAAACAACAAGGTGGATGTTGCATATTTGGGGATGTTCATGGATTTGGAAAAGATTGGGGAGTATGCATGGGGCGCCATGGCATTGGCTTTCCTTTATGACCAGCTAAAGGACGCCACCAAGGTCTGCACCACTAGTCTTGGAGGATACTTAAATCTGTTTCAG GCATGGATATTTGAGCACTTCCCTGCTTCATTGTTTGATAGAAACCTGAACAGGAAATACAGTGAGAAAGACCCGCGAGCTTGCAAATGGGTCACCAAGAAGGGGACTGTGGACCTGCATGCGAAGAGGCTAATCCTAGATGACCTTAGGGATAACAATGTTATATGGACTCCATATGACGGGCATAGAGTGGATTGA